The DNA region TTCGGGCTACGTACTCGGATTCCACAATCAACCTATAAACCTCCCCCAACGAACTTCGAGGTCCCAGTTTCCCATGCCGCAACGACCCGCGCCCAAAAGAGGGTTCCGCCGCGAGCGCACCAGGCGTTCCGAACGCTCCACCGCCGGCAGAAAGCCCATGTTCGACGAGCTCGCCGCGCTCGATACCAAGATTGTCGCTTTGATCAAGGAGCGCAGTGCGCACCTCGCCAAAATCCGCAGCAAGGGCGGTATGGACTCTGTCGACGAGAAATCCATCTGGTCCATCTGGCAGCGCGCCCTGCCAAAGACGCGCGGCGGCGCCTCCATCTGGCGCAAGCTGTTCTTCCTGCTGCAGGACCTGGAGCCCGAGCCCGAAGAGGACAACCGCGCCAGCGACGGCTTCCTGCTCGCGCCACGCCGCGGACCCTACGTCCTGAAGCTCGATCCACCGCGCACCCTGGCCGGCATGCAATGCCTGGCCGCCCTGGGCGCGTGCGAAGAGTTCTCCATTGCACCGGCCGTGGTCAACGAGCGCCTCGTCCAGACGGTCAAGGCTTTCAACCAGACCGGCGCCGGTCTGTACTGGGAGTCGGACCAGCTCTCCGGCCGCGGCGCGGAAGAGCTCTCCTACCGCGACAAGTCCGTCTTTGTCGGGGACGACTCCCTGGCGTTCCATCTTATCCTGGCGCGCTGCCTTGCCGAGCCCGGCTCGGTCAAGTTCACCGGCGGCCATCTGCTCAAGACCGCGGACCTCACCCTGCTCGCCAGGCTGCTGCCGCGTCTGGGCGGTCGGCTTGTAAACATCATTCCCGGCTCCAAGGGCCTGCCGGTCCGCGTGGAGGCCTCCGGCCAGCTCCCGGATGAGGTGCTGATCCCCGAGGAGCTGCCATCGGAGGCCGTGCTGGGCCTGCTCATGGCCACGCCCTTCTACCCCGAGGGGCTCACCCTGCGCAGCGAGAACCCCTCCCCGGCCCTCCGCGCCACCTTCGATTTCGCCGCAAGCATCCTCACGGCATGCTCCATAAAAGTTGATGTCCGGACCAGTGGCGACGGGTACGCCATCGGCGTCAAACCCGGCACACCGGTCATACCGAAGTCTCTACCCGTGGACGCAGGCCTTGGCGCGTTCCTTCTGGCCATGCCCAGGCTGGACCCTTCGGGCGAAAGCACTGTGACCCTGGAAGGGAGCTGGCCTGAAGAGACCGGCGCCTACGCCACTGCCCTGGAGATGCTCCGCGCCGCCGGGGTTGTGGTGGAGTCCGACGCGTCCAGCCTCCGCTCCAGCACCGGACAGCTGCCTCCCGAAGCGCCTCGTCTGGACTGCGCCGGCGTGGCCGAGCTCTTCCCGCTCTCCTTTGCTCTGGCCGCCTCCATGCCCGCCTCCATCATCGACAAGCCCGACTCGAACGAGGACCTGTTCACCTGCCGCGAGCTGGCCGACTCCCTCGGCCTGCGCATCGAGGAAGGCGACGGCGTGCTGCGCATCGAAAATATCGGCCGCCAGGACGACTCCTACGTGGAGCCGTGGGTCGCTCCCAATGCCTGGTGGGCCGTGGCCTACGCGGCCATGTCTTTCCGGCGTCCGGGGCTGGTCCTTGCCGACCCCTCGGCCGCCACAGATCTGTTGCCCCGTTTCTGGAACTTCTACAATACGTTGCCCTCGCCGCAGAGCGGCGTGTTCTACATGCCCAAGCGCGAGGCAGGAAACGAGACCAATGAGCCCGAACGAAAAGGACGACGCATTCGCATCCCAAATAGCTGACCTCGAAAAAGAGATCGAAACGCTGACTCTTGAAAAGCAAAACGCCGAGGCAAAGGTGAAGGAGCTGCGCGAGGCCGAAGACCCGGCGCGCAGCATCTGGTTTGCCCAGGAGATCTTTGCCTTCCAGCAGGAGAAGCTTCGGCTCGAGGTGGAAGTGGAGCTGCGCCGCAAGAAGATCAACCGTCTCCGGCTCGGAATCGATGACGGCAACATGGCTCCCCCACCCTTATCCGCACTCCAGTAGAGAAGGACGACCCCCATGCCCCAGAACCTGACACACAAGATACTTGCCGCTCACCTTGTCGACGGTGCGTCCCTCGGCGCCCCCGGCTCTGAAATTTCCCTGCGTATCGACCAGACCCTGACCCAGGACGCCACTGGCACCATGGCCTACCTCCAGTTCGAGGCCCTGGGCCTGGACCGCGTGCAGACCGAGCTCTCCGTGAGCTACGTGGATCACAACACGCTGCAGATGGGCTTCCGCAACCCGGACGACCATCGCTACCTGCGCACCGTGGCCAAGCGCTACGGCCTGGTCTACTCGCCCCCCGGCACCGGAATCTGCCACCAGCTGCACCTGGAGAACTTCGCCAAACCCGGCAAGACGCTCATCGGCTCCGACAGCCACACCCCCACGGCCGGCGGCCTGGGCATGATCGCCATGGGCGCGGGCGGCCTTTCCGTCGCGCTGGCCATGGCCGGAGAGCCTTACCGCATCGCCATGCCCAAGGTCGTGCGTGTCAACCTGACCGGCAAGCTTACGGGCTGGGCCACGGGCAAGGACATCATCCTGCACCTTCTGGGCATGCTCACCGTCAAGGGCGGCGTGGGCAAAGTCTTTGAGTACGCCGGCCCCGGCGTGAAGACCCTCACCGTGCCGGAGCGCGCCACCATCACCAACATGGGCGCGGAACTCGGCGCCACCACCTCCCTCTTCCCGGCGGACGAGCGGGCCAGGGACTTCCTTACCTCCATGGGCCGCGCCGACGATTATGAAGAGTGGGTGGCCGACGAGGGCGCGGAGTACGACGAGACCATCGAGATCGACCTGTCCAAGCTGGAGCCCCTGGCCGCGCAGCCGCACATGCCGGACCGCGTGGTGCCCGTGCGCGAGCTGGCCGGCATGGCCGTCAGCCAGTCCGCCATCGGCTCCTGCACCAACTCGTCCTACGCGGACCTCAAGTCCGTGGCCCAGATGCTGACCGGCAAACGCATTTCCGAGACCACGGACCTGCTCGTCTCCCCCGGTTCCAAGCAGGTGATGAAGATGCTCGCCCACGAGAACCTCATCGAGCCTCTGCTGGACGCCGGCGCACGCATGCTGGAAGCCTCCTGCGGCCCGTGCATCGGCATGGGCGGCTCGCCCATCTCCGAGGGCGTCAGCGTGCGCACCTTCAACCGCAACTTCGAAGGCCGCAGCGGCACCCAGGACGCCAAGGTCTACCTGACCAGCCCCCTCGTGGCCGCGCGGGTCGCACTGGACGGCGCGTTCACCGATCCGGCCGGCTGGGGCGAGCCCCCGGCGTTCCCGGAGCTGCCCGCCACCACGCCGTCCATCCGCCACCTGTTCATCTTCCCGCCCGAGGACGGCTCCGGCGTGGAGGTGCTGCGCGGACCGAACATCGTGCCTCTGGAGACCTTCTCCGAGCTGCCCGAGACCATCGGCACGCGCATCCTGCTCAAGACCGGCGACGACATCACCACGGACCATATCCTGCCGGCCGGCGC from Oceanidesulfovibrio marinus includes:
- a CDS encoding aconitate hydratase, with product MPQNLTHKILAAHLVDGASLGAPGSEISLRIDQTLTQDATGTMAYLQFEALGLDRVQTELSVSYVDHNTLQMGFRNPDDHRYLRTVAKRYGLVYSPPGTGICHQLHLENFAKPGKTLIGSDSHTPTAGGLGMIAMGAGGLSVALAMAGEPYRIAMPKVVRVNLTGKLTGWATGKDIILHLLGMLTVKGGVGKVFEYAGPGVKTLTVPERATITNMGAELGATTSLFPADERARDFLTSMGRADDYEEWVADEGAEYDETIEIDLSKLEPLAAQPHMPDRVVPVRELAGMAVSQSAIGSCTNSSYADLKSVAQMLTGKRISETTDLLVSPGSKQVMKMLAHENLIEPLLDAGARMLEASCGPCIGMGGSPISEGVSVRTFNRNFEGRSGTQDAKVYLTSPLVAARVALDGAFTDPAGWGEPPAFPELPATTPSIRHLFIFPPEDGSGVEVLRGPNIVPLETFSELPETIGTRILLKTGDDITTDHILPAGAQITALRSNIPAISEYIFSRVDAEFVSRMKSAEGAPCRGVILGGENYGQGSSREHAALGPRHLGVCAVITKSLARIHRANLVNFGILPLLLKNPADYDRLSQGTELTIAATDLTPGGTIAIEAKGVGPIEVINDLTATELAIIQAGGLLNYVRAKREQKA